The Corynebacterium suranareeae genome window below encodes:
- a CDS encoding response regulator transcription factor, which translates to MRKHKTTIKILIVDDDRNYKTALLSFFEKEDDIDVVATAANGLEALNLLKYTSVDVVLSDIRMPFLDGIELSRQLKRDNFQGKIIALTTFNDDHTMLEMLHNGAFGFVLKSSSSEQIIAAVRAAASDGTTISPEAATALRKYIDNFEDVQLDALPYRDRQVLTLLHMGKTNEEIAQDLNIAQTTTKKSVTRLMQRFNVSNRLKLVIISRRKLGDLHQTGGNDTLV; encoded by the coding sequence ATGAGAAAGCACAAAACTACTATCAAAATTTTGATAGTCGATGATGACAGAAACTATAAGACTGCCTTGCTCTCCTTTTTTGAGAAAGAAGATGACATCGACGTTGTGGCTACAGCCGCCAATGGATTAGAGGCTTTGAATCTCTTAAAGTATACATCTGTGGATGTGGTGTTAAGTGACATACGAATGCCTTTCCTAGATGGAATAGAACTCTCACGACAACTAAAAAGGGATAATTTCCAAGGCAAAATCATTGCGCTGACTACCTTCAACGATGACCATACAATGTTAGAAATGCTCCATAATGGTGCGTTTGGGTTCGTCTTGAAAAGTTCCTCATCAGAACAAATTATTGCTGCTGTTCGCGCCGCTGCTAGTGATGGCACTACTATTTCTCCAGAAGCAGCTACAGCGCTACGAAAATATATAGATAACTTCGAGGACGTTCAACTCGACGCACTGCCATACCGCGATCGCCAAGTTCTAACTCTTCTACATATGGGAAAAACCAATGAGGAGATCGCGCAAGACCTAAATATTGCCCAAACCACAACGAAGAAATCAGTGACTAGACTGATGCAACGATTCAACGTAAGTAATCGTTTGAAGTTAGTTATCATATCGCGGAGAAAGTTAGGGGATCTACACCAAACCGGAGGAAACGATACTCTCGTGTGA
- a CDS encoding sensor histidine kinase — MKITYPKEFLAGAIVVAVSLIIFSPVQLGDLLLQCTFYSILFFIRSTPVGVIFPIIAALLMWQTGVSNHSLLSAVIVYISVEYASSIRRYGVAITIGIGWLIFGYIVSRDFSPQLDDLPGILFEILCLVAATVIGRNRSLSHNKLLREKERQAQELLELNADMANYLHDNLARNITTIATYADLARKDSTQPAIHEKLDLITEHSRFAIYDLRNLLHHLGTQSQFTKKSSLGSWEHCSVISAVSNAVKVAQSIGYKTTYPNIDHDFQFTDAVELAFSLSMKELTTNFVKHAPPHSHLDISIEESNVAFSIAIANDLRSEIDSQDLNRSGMGLKSITKRMEEIGGKATFEINQARWNAILTIPK; from the coding sequence GTGAAAATCACCTATCCCAAAGAGTTTTTAGCGGGTGCAATTGTCGTTGCTGTGTCACTGATAATTTTTAGTCCTGTTCAGCTTGGTGATCTGCTTCTTCAATGTACTTTTTATTCAATCCTATTCTTTATCAGAAGCACTCCGGTAGGAGTCATCTTCCCAATTATCGCGGCCTTGCTAATGTGGCAGACCGGCGTATCAAACCACTCATTGCTGAGCGCGGTAATTGTCTATATCAGTGTTGAGTACGCCAGTTCCATCCGACGATATGGGGTAGCCATAACCATCGGTATAGGATGGCTCATTTTTGGCTACATCGTGAGCCGAGATTTTTCACCACAGCTTGATGACCTTCCTGGCATCCTCTTTGAGATACTCTGTCTCGTCGCTGCTACAGTCATCGGGAGGAATCGTTCCCTATCGCACAACAAGCTACTCAGAGAAAAAGAAAGACAAGCACAGGAGCTTCTCGAATTAAATGCTGATATGGCCAATTATCTTCATGACAATCTAGCAAGAAATATAACCACGATTGCCACATATGCTGACTTGGCTAGAAAAGACTCTACCCAACCTGCGATCCACGAAAAACTTGATCTAATTACAGAACACAGCAGATTCGCAATTTACGATCTCCGCAACCTTCTACATCATTTGGGAACTCAATCACAGTTCACCAAGAAATCGAGTCTTGGATCATGGGAGCACTGCAGCGTTATTTCTGCGGTTTCCAATGCTGTCAAGGTAGCCCAATCAATTGGTTACAAAACTACGTATCCGAACATAGATCACGACTTTCAGTTCACCGATGCCGTTGAACTGGCCTTTAGTCTTTCAATGAAAGAACTGACAACCAACTTTGTTAAACATGCACCACCACACTCTCATCTTGATATTTCAATAGAAGAATCTAACGTAGCTTTCTCCATTGCTATAGCCAATGATCTAAGAAGCGAGATTGATAGTCAGGACCTCAATAGATCAGGGATGGGATTAAAAAGTATCACGAAAAGAATGGAGGAAATTGGTGGCAAAGCAACGTTCGAGATAAATCAAGCCCGTTGGAATGCAATTCTCACTATCCCAAAATAG